The genomic DNA TCGACTCCGTGCCCTCGGTAATCGACGGCACGCCCTTCGTCACAACCACCATGACCGTGCGCGGCGGCGGCAACGCGGTCGATGCCCAGATCATGGCCTGCTGGCCCAACTATCAGGACATCCGCAGCTTTCATCCGGACATAGGCCGTTTCTTCAGTTTGCGGGAAGTCGAGGATCGGGCAAAGGTCTGCGTGCTCGGGCGCAAGATCGCCCAACGTCTGTACGGCAGGCCGGAAGCCGCCGTGGGGCGCGATCTATATATGTTCCGGGCCAGCTTCCGGGTCATCGGGGTCATGGAGGAAAAGGGGCGCGACGTGTCCGGCACCGACCAGGACGAAACCCTGCTCTTGCCCCTCACCACTTACATGCGCCGGGCCAGCAACCAACAATGGCTTTCCGGGGTCTATCTGCGGCTGGCCAAGGATGCCGGACTGGACATGGTCAATGAATCGGTCAACGCGATCATGCGTGAGCGGCATCGGATCGACCCGGGCGAGGATGACGATTTCAGCTCCATGTCCTCGGCCGACGCCATCAAGTTGCAACGGCAGGCCCTAGACCTGATGACCACCCTGGGCGGAATCACCTCGACCATATCGTTCGCCGTGGGCGGCATGGGCATCCTGTCCATCATGATCCTGGTGGTCCGCTCCCGCCGCGTGGAGATCGGCGTTCGCCGCGCCGTGGGCGGACGCAGACGGGACATCGTCCGGCAGTTTCTGTTCGAGTCCGGGCTCATGGCGGCAGTGGGCGGCGGCCTGGGCGTGGTCGTGACCGTCATCCTCGTGCTGGTCGGGTGCACCCTCGCCGACCTGCCCATCATCATCGACCCCGCCAGCCTGGCCACCACACTGGTCGGATCGTGCCTCCTCGGCGTTGCGGCGGGAGCTTATCCCGCCTGGCAGGCCGCTAACATCGAAATTCTGGACGTGCTCAAGTCCTGATTTTGTTAGTTCAACAATATAGGGATATTGCAGCTTCTAATAGTTGGCTATATATCTTGCCGTCGTTGCTTTTTCGTCGTTTTCAGCTCCCTCTTTCGGTTCTTGAAGTCCTTGCGCCCGCTCCGTGAAGAGCAAGGCCGCTCCTCCCCTCCCTCTTCATCGCGTCGGTTGGCGCGGCTGTGTCCTGATCGTTCGGAATCGGGGCCGGAGGCATCTTTTTCACGGATGTTGCGCGGTTGTGCGTGGAGAGGTAGTGTGAACGCCAAACACGAGCCGAGGAGTCGAGATGGCCGCATTTCCCCCCGTGACCCTGTTGGTCCGAAACATCGTCAATTCCGCTGACTTCTACAAGAACGCCCTGGGATTCGATCTGGCCTGGGACGGGCTTCTGGTCGGGCCTTACGGTCAGTCCCTGCGCCTTGTGGAGGGGCGGGATACCACGGCCGGGGGGTGCGTGATCGTCACCCTGGAGGTGCCGGACGTGGTCCGCGCGGTGGAGGGCATTCTGGACAACGGCGGAGGCCGCGCCGAAAAGCTCATGGGGGACGAGCCCATCTACCTCGGGCCGGATGGCGAAATGCTCTCCCTGACCGGCCGAGGCGTGCCCGGCCTGGAACGTGTGGGGCTTATCGTCTACGACTTCGACGGCGTGATGACCGATAACCGCGTGCTTACCGATCAGGAGGGGCGCGAATCCGTGTTCGCCAACCGCAGTGACGGCATGGGCGTCAACCTTATCCGCGCCCTGGGCATCACCCAGGTCATTCTTTCCACCGAGGTCAATCCCGTGGTCAAGGCCAGGGCCGACAAGATCGGCCTGGAAGCCGTTCACGGCATCCGCGACAAGGGTGCCGCTCTCATCAATCTTGCCGAGAAAAACGGTGTTTCCGTGAGCGAAGTGCTCTTCGTCGGCAACGACGTCAACGACGCCGACGCCATGGGACTGGCCGGGTTCAAGGTCGCGCCCGCCGACGCTCATCCGGCCGTCCTTGCCCTGGCCGATCTCGTCACCGAGGCCCGGGGCGGGCAGGGCGTGATCCGCGAACTGGCCGACATTCTCGCCGCTGCAAGGGGCTAGTCCCGGCGGTCCGCTCCCCTGCTTCGGCAGGTCGGCGCGGGGGGGGCCACGCTTGCCGCGCGTATCTTGTACATAACCGTTTCCCGCTTTGTCCCCCGCCAACCGGCGGCGGCAGGCTATACGGCAACAATTCCATCCTTTTCTGGACATTTTTGAGACTTTTGGTCTACGGATGAGCCATAGTCGGGTGCAGAAAGTCGTCAGCGGGAGCCGGGATCATGTCGCAAGCATCGTTCGAGAACATCTGCATATTTCACATTCTGGATGGCCTGCGGGACGGGCTGTCCCATTTCTCTCCGCCGAGCCGGGTGGCCGTGGTCTATGCCGTGGGCCGGGGTGAGCCGCCGCGCATCTGCGATCCGCAGGGGCTGCTCGAAGGCCATGAGCCCAAGCTTCAGGATTATTTTCTGTATTCGAGCCGCTGGCGCGGCAAGGAGGAGCGCATCGAGGGGTTGCGCGTCCTCAGCCCGGATGAGGTCGGATTGGACCTTGCCGGACTCATCAACCTGGCGGCGCGGTCCAACTCCGTGAGCTACCAGATGTGGTTTACCGAAGAGCACCCGGATATGTGCTCCCTCGGTCCCACGCGGAGCTGGCTGGAATACGCGGCCGAGCTTTTTTCCCAGCATTTTGCCACGGGCAGCGTCCTGGGCCTGGACACCGCCGGATTCATGCTTCAGCACTGCGCCATTCACGCCATTAGGGATTACATCGTGGACGAGCGTTCCCGCCAGGGGTGGCTGGATACCCAGATCAGGGTTTATCCTTTCCTGGACGCGCTTATCGGCGTGTCGGCCACCAAGGAGGAAGGCGCTGCCCCGAGGGGGCGCATCGTGGTGGTGGAGCCCACCCAGCTCGATCAGGTCCGCTTCATTTGCCGGTTCCCTGAACACGAGCAGCCCAAGACCGCGAATTTCAAGCATGTCCGCAAGCTGTTGCAGGCGGTTGAGGACTCGGGCAGGGTCCTGGTCTCGAACGGGACCTCCGTGCTCGGCATCGCCATCGGCCCCATGCCCGGCGCCTACCTGGCTGCCCAGTTCTCCGGCTCCTACGGGTTCCTCTGGATTCGCGATCAACTGGTGTGCAGCTTTGGCGACGGCCGGTTCCGCTCTTCCAATCTTCGGGCCAATCTGGTCCAACTGGAGGAGCAGCTTCTGGAAACGGACATGACCATGGAGAAGCAGAACGCCTTGTTCAAGATCGTCACCACCATGGTCAACCGGGTGCGCGATCGCAAGCACGGCTGTACCCTGGTGGTGGACATGGCCCGCGAGCCCATGACCATGTCCGGCCAGCATCTGGTGGAGCCGCTGGACCTGACCAGCACCAGCCATCTCAAGCTGGCCTGCTCCCTGGCCAAGCTGGACGGAGCCGTGCACATTGGCCGGGACCTCAAGCTGCACGGCTTTGCCTGCCTCATGGACGGCCGCAGTGTGCCCGGCGAGAACCGGGCCAGGGGCGCGCGCTTCAACTCCGCTCTGCGTTTTACCGCCGAGCACGAGGAGCTTGTGGTGGTGGTCGTGTCCGCCGACCGGCCCGTTTCCATCATCAAGGACGGGGTGGAACTGACCGCCCTGTGCCACTTCCAGCACATCTGCGGCCTGCGGCGTCCCCCGCTTCTGGCCGAGTGGGTCATGAGCTGACCCCCGTTCCCGGACCATGCGCGCCGACTGGATATCCGATCCCCTCTTCTGGGTCCTTGCCCTGCCCGCTTTGGCCGTCTCCGGACTGCTCGTCCAGATGGTCCTTTCCCTGTTCCGCTGTTGCGCCTCCTTCAAGCTGCGGGGACGCCCGGTCCAGCTCAAGTGGTGGATGATTCCCGTAACATCCGCTGTCTGCGGCTTGCTGTGGCTTCTTGCCGCGCTTTACGTCGTTTTTGGTCAAGATATTCATTTCTATGGATAATCATTACGATTATCGACGTAACGAAAATACTGTTCAGTTGTAACGCAAGCGTTGCCCTCCTGTAACAAATCGGGTCGCCAAAACTGAAACCCCGAGTAGGTTCACTAACTTTGGAGCACTGCATCGAAACTGTGGGCCGTGCCGAAAGAGGGGGAAAAATGCGACTCAGCGTCAAGATGATACTGTTCTGCCTGTTGGTGGGGATTGTTCCCCTGGCGGGCATGGCGGGTTACAGTTTGCACAACGCTTCGGAGAGCTTGAAGGAACAGTCCTACAGCAAGCTCGTGGCCCTGCAGGAAGCAAAGTCCAAAGAGCTGGACGGGCTGACCGAGCTTTGGAACCGTGACATCACCATGTATTCCGAGGCCAAATACGTATACAGCGCGTTGGTCAGGCTTCGTGACATCATTTTCTACGCCGCTAAACCCGGCGAGCGCATGAACCTGGCTGACGAGGATTACGCGCACGCCCTGAAACGGGTCGTCCCGGATTTCGCCCCATGGGTCAAGGTGCGCGGGTACGCCGACGCCCTGCTTCTGGACGACACCGGGCGTATCGTCTTTTCCGTGGCCATGGGCCGCGAGTTGGGTGAGGACATCGTCAACGGCCCCATGGCCGGGAGCCGCCTCGCCGGGGCCTGGAAGCGGGCCTTGAAGGGCGAGACCGTGTTCGTCGACTTCGCCCCCTACTCGCCTCTCGACGGGCTGCCCTGCGCCTTTATCGCCGCTCCCGTCCGCCGTTACGGCGAGGGTATCGAGGGCGTGGCCGTGCTCCGCATTCCCATCGATTCCGTGGACAGGGTCATGCGCGTCAGGGCGGGCATGGGCAAAACCGGCGAAACATTTCTGGTGGGATCGGATGGGCTTATGCGGTCCGATCTCCATTCCGATCCCGAGGCGCACAGCGTGATCGCCTCCTTTGCCGATCCCGGATCGGGGACCATGGATTCCGAACCGGCCCGCCGCGCGCTCGGCGGCGAGAGCGGCCGCATGGACAGCGTCGACTATCGAGGTTGCGAGGTCCTGGCCGCCTATTCCCCGATCAACGTCGGCGGTGTGGTCTGGGGGCTGGTGGCCAAGATCGACGCTTCAGAGGCCCTGAATCCGGTGCGCGGACTTGAGAACGCGGCCATGGCCGTGGGCAGCGTGTCCGCAGCGGGTATTGTTCTCATTACCTTGATTTTCTTGCGTATGGTTCTGCTCAAGCCGCTCAGGGAATTGCGTGTTTACGCAGGCCGTGTGGCCGATGGCGACCTGGACGCGCGGCCCGAGGGCCGGTTCAAGGGCGAATTGGGCGAAGTCACCGAGGCCATTGAGCGGATGGTTCACAACCTGGGCGAGAAGATGCGGGAGGCTGGGGAGGCGTCGCGTCTTGCCGAGACCCGCGCCGCCGAGGCCGAGGCCGCCGTTGTCCGGGCCGAAGGGGAACGCCGGGCGCGCACGGACGCGGCCCGGGCCCAGCGCGAGGGGATGCTTCAGGCAGCCGGAATGCTGGATAATGTCGTCTCCGGAATGCGCGAGGCGTCGGCCACGGTGAACCAGGAGTCCGATCGGATCATGGAAGGGGCCAACAGCCTCAGTTCTCGCGTGGAGATCACGGCGGCGTCCATGGAGGAGCTTGCCGGGTCCATCCGCGAGGTGGCGAACAACGCCGAGACAGCGTCCAAGGACGCGGAATTCGCGCGCCAGCGCGCCCAGGAAGGGTCCGAGGTGGTGCGCCGCACCGTGGAGTCCATCGGCGACGTGTATTCCATCACCGAGCAGCTCAAGGAGCAGGTTTCCAGCCTGGGCGGCAAGGCCGATTCCATCGGCAAGGTTATGAACGTGATCTCCGACATCGCCGACCAGACCAACCTCCTGGCGCTCAATGCGGCTATCGAAGCCGCCCGCGCTGGCGAGGCCGGACGCGGATTCGCGGTGGTCGCCGACGAGGTTCGCAAACTCGCGGAAAAGACCATGGACGCCACCCGTGAGGTGGGCGGGTCCATCGCGGCTATCCAGGCCGACGTGCGCGAGAACATCAAGGGCATGGACCGCGCCGCCGAAAGGGTGGACGTGGCCAACCGTCTGGCCGGGGAATCGGGGCAGGCGCTCAGCGAGATCATGGAGTTTTTCGAGACCGTCACGCGGCAGGTGGAGACCATCGCCACCGCCAGCATTCAGCAGTCCAGCGTGGGCGAGGAGATCAATCAGGCCGTGAGCGAGGTGGACACCGTGTCCACGCAGACCGCCGGGGCCGTGGCCCAGACCGGCGGAGCCATCGGCGAGCTGACCGGCCAGATCGAGACCCTGTCCAAGCTTTACGGGTTGTTCATGCTCCTGGGTGAAGGCGTGGTCCAGCAGCAGGTGGAAGCCCTGGCCAAGGCCCCGGACCTGGCCGTGTCCGACAGACGGTTCAAGGTGTTGCAACGGGTGGTCCGGGACAATCCGAGTCTGGAGACGGCCTGGATCGTGGACTCCCGGGGCGTGCAGTCCTCGGAGTTCGCTACGGCGAGTGGCGGATCGGAGAACCTGAAAGGCGGGCCGGGGTCCAGTTGGGCCGACCGCGACTGGTTCCGCGAAACCATGCGCACCGGTGAGAGTTTTATCTCGAACATCTATTATTCCGAAGCCTTGGAAGACTATTGTTTGACCGTTGCGACGCCGGTCAAGGATGGCGAAGGCCACATTCTGTCCGTGCTGGCCGTGGACGTCCGCCACGCGGTCTAGCCGGTTACAGGCTTTCGGACGGTCCGGGCCGCGAATCCCGGCAAGGCGGCAGCGGCCGGTCTAGCGGCCGAATCGCGGACGGCGGTGAACGAGCATGGCCAGCACGACAAGGGCGGCCAATCCCAAGGCCCAGGCAAGCCCGGTGACCGGCAGAACCGACCGTTCCTCCACCTTGCCCGCGGGCGGATTGACCACTTCGGCACCGTCCGGCGCGTGCAGGCCGAAGCGCGCCAGGGCCGTGCCGTCGAACCGCATCACCGGCTCGGTGGAGACGGGCAGCATCTCGCGGACGTCAACGCCGTCGAGGACTTTGAGCGCCACTCTGGCCGCGTTCTCGCCGACATTCTTGGCGGGAATCATCAGCCCGCCTACCGCCCCGGACCCGAAGGCCGCGTCGTTGACGAGGAATATGGGCGAGGCCGCGCGTGCCCGGATGAGGGCCGCTATATTCTCGTTCGACACGGGGTTGCCGTCACGGTCTTCGGTAAACCGCAGGAAAAGAACCGCGCCCGATGAAGGCACGCTGGCCAGGGTGTCGCCCAGTTCGGCAAGATTCAGCTCCCCGTCGTCTCCCGCCTCAAAGCCCGGGAACATGATTTGCGCCCGGTCCAGATAGGGTTCCATGGCCCGGTTCACGGCTTTTCTGATCCGAGCCGACTCGGGAGCGCCGTCCACAATGGCCACCAAGAGCCGGGTCTCGGGACGCATGGCGAAGATAAGATTCACGTTTTCGCGCACAGAGCAGGTCATGGGAATGCCGGTGCAGTTGCCGCATTCGGAAAGCTCTCTCGGATTGGGGCGGTCCATGGCGCAGAAGATCAGCGGCGCGTTCGGGAACAGGTCCCTGAATTTGCGGGCAAAGGCAAAGGCGATGTCGCCCTCGGTCACAACGGCGTCGGGCGTCTTCCCGGCCATGGCTTCGGACATTCTGTCGTAGGCCGCGTCAAAGGCGTCCTCGTCCGTGCTGTCGGACGGGAGAAACGCCTGTTGCACCCCTGCCCTGCTGCCCAGGCCCTCGATCAGCCCTGATGCCAACCGCTGGTTCCAAGGGGTGGGGGCGGGGTCGGAATGGAGCAGGAGAACATCCCTGGCCAAGGCCGGGGCGCAGGTCCAGAGCAACCATGTCAGGCACAGTACTGCGGAAAATCGGAACCGTGTAATTCGTTTGTTTTTCAATATATCCTCGATCGTCAGTTCTCGGTAACTGTCGATATGCCGGGCGGCGCATTCGGCCGCATCAGGCCGTGCAGACCCGGTTTCGGCCCGTATCCTTGGCCTTGTACAGGGCGGCGTCGGCGGCCCCGATCAATTCGCTTGCGGACCACCCCACCTTCATGCGGGCCACGCCCACGGACACGGTGAAGCCGATGGAATCGTCCGCCAGCTTGCCGTCGGTGCGGACCCGGAAGTCGTACCGCTCCACATCCTTCCGCAGGGCTTCGGCATTGGTGACGGTCCGGGTCAGGTCCATGCCCTGCACGACCACCATCAGTTCTTCGCCCCCGTAACGGGCCGCGAACCCTTGGTATCGGACGGCGTGCGTGTCGACAATGTGGGCCAGGGCGCGGAGAACGTCGTCACCCGCCTGATGGCCGTAGGTATCGTTGACGTTCTTGAAGTGGTCCACGTCGATCATCATCACGGCCAGCGGCGTGCCGGTCCGGGCGAATTCCTCGGCCGTGACCTTGAGGTGCGCTTCCAGGGAGCGCCG from Pseudodesulfovibrio thermohalotolerans includes the following:
- a CDS encoding ABC transporter substrate-binding protein, giving the protein MKNKRITRFRFSAVLCLTWLLWTCAPALARDVLLLHSDPAPTPWNQRLASGLIEGLGSRAGVQQAFLPSDSTDEDAFDAAYDRMSEAMAGKTPDAVVTEGDIAFAFARKFRDLFPNAPLIFCAMDRPNPRELSECGNCTGIPMTCSVRENVNLIFAMRPETRLLVAIVDGAPESARIRKAVNRAMEPYLDRAQIMFPGFEAGDDGELNLAELGDTLASVPSSGAVLFLRFTEDRDGNPVSNENIAALIRARAASPIFLVNDAAFGSGAVGGLMIPAKNVGENAARVALKVLDGVDVREMLPVSTEPVMRFDGTALARFGLHAPDGAEVVNPPAGKVEERSVLPVTGLAWALGLAALVVLAMLVHRRPRFGR
- a CDS encoding ABC transporter permease, yielding MLPLNLTIAVSSLSAHKLRAVLAMLGVFLGALAFTGVQHVSKIMVRQAEMETEKLGPNLYAVLAGAVRFTRGGAMRISGGSRNFVLSDAQALIDSVPSVIDGTPFVTTTMTVRGGGNAVDAQIMACWPNYQDIRSFHPDIGRFFSLREVEDRAKVCVLGRKIAQRLYGRPEAAVGRDLYMFRASFRVIGVMEEKGRDVSGTDQDETLLLPLTTYMRRASNQQWLSGVYLRLAKDAGLDMVNESVNAIMRERHRIDPGEDDDFSSMSSADAIKLQRQALDLMTTLGGITSTISFAVGGMGILSIMILVVRSRRVEIGVRRAVGGRRRDIVRQFLFESGLMAAVGGGLGVVVTVILVLVGCTLADLPIIIDPASLATTLVGSCLLGVAAGAYPAWQAANIEILDVLKS
- a CDS encoding competence protein ComEC, yielding MRADWISDPLFWVLALPALAVSGLLVQMVLSLFRCCASFKLRGRPVQLKWWMIPVTSAVCGLLWLLAALYVVFGQDIHFYG
- a CDS encoding DNA integrity scanning protein DisA nucleotide-binding domain protein translates to MSQASFENICIFHILDGLRDGLSHFSPPSRVAVVYAVGRGEPPRICDPQGLLEGHEPKLQDYFLYSSRWRGKEERIEGLRVLSPDEVGLDLAGLINLAARSNSVSYQMWFTEEHPDMCSLGPTRSWLEYAAELFSQHFATGSVLGLDTAGFMLQHCAIHAIRDYIVDERSRQGWLDTQIRVYPFLDALIGVSATKEEGAAPRGRIVVVEPTQLDQVRFICRFPEHEQPKTANFKHVRKLLQAVEDSGRVLVSNGTSVLGIAIGPMPGAYLAAQFSGSYGFLWIRDQLVCSFGDGRFRSSNLRANLVQLEEQLLETDMTMEKQNALFKIVTTMVNRVRDRKHGCTLVVDMAREPMTMSGQHLVEPLDLTSTSHLKLACSLAKLDGAVHIGRDLKLHGFACLMDGRSVPGENRARGARFNSALRFTAEHEELVVVVVSADRPVSIIKDGVELTALCHFQHICGLRRPPLLAEWVMS
- a CDS encoding HAD hydrolase family protein, whose protein sequence is MAAFPPVTLLVRNIVNSADFYKNALGFDLAWDGLLVGPYGQSLRLVEGRDTTAGGCVIVTLEVPDVVRAVEGILDNGGGRAEKLMGDEPIYLGPDGEMLSLTGRGVPGLERVGLIVYDFDGVMTDNRVLTDQEGRESVFANRSDGMGVNLIRALGITQVILSTEVNPVVKARADKIGLEAVHGIRDKGAALINLAEKNGVSVSEVLFVGNDVNDADAMGLAGFKVAPADAHPAVLALADLVTEARGGQGVIRELADILAAARG
- a CDS encoding methyl-accepting chemotaxis protein; translated protein: MRLSVKMILFCLLVGIVPLAGMAGYSLHNASESLKEQSYSKLVALQEAKSKELDGLTELWNRDITMYSEAKYVYSALVRLRDIIFYAAKPGERMNLADEDYAHALKRVVPDFAPWVKVRGYADALLLDDTGRIVFSVAMGRELGEDIVNGPMAGSRLAGAWKRALKGETVFVDFAPYSPLDGLPCAFIAAPVRRYGEGIEGVAVLRIPIDSVDRVMRVRAGMGKTGETFLVGSDGLMRSDLHSDPEAHSVIASFADPGSGTMDSEPARRALGGESGRMDSVDYRGCEVLAAYSPINVGGVVWGLVAKIDASEALNPVRGLENAAMAVGSVSAAGIVLITLIFLRMVLLKPLRELRVYAGRVADGDLDARPEGRFKGELGEVTEAIERMVHNLGEKMREAGEASRLAETRAAEAEAAVVRAEGERRARTDAARAQREGMLQAAGMLDNVVSGMREASATVNQESDRIMEGANSLSSRVEITAASMEELAGSIREVANNAETASKDAEFARQRAQEGSEVVRRTVESIGDVYSITEQLKEQVSSLGGKADSIGKVMNVISDIADQTNLLALNAAIEAARAGEAGRGFAVVADEVRKLAEKTMDATREVGGSIAAIQADVRENIKGMDRAAERVDVANRLAGESGQALSEIMEFFETVTRQVETIATASIQQSSVGEEINQAVSEVDTVSTQTAGAVAQTGGAIGELTGQIETLSKLYGLFMLLGEGVVQQQVEALAKAPDLAVSDRRFKVLQRVVRDNPSLETAWIVDSRGVQSSEFATASGGSENLKGGPGSSWADRDWFRETMRTGESFISNIYYSEALEDYCLTVATPVKDGEGHILSVLAVDVRHAV